GAGCTTGCCCAGTTCTCGAGCACATCCTTCTTCGGCATGCGATAGAAGGTGTTATTGATCTCCACCGTCGGCAGTCGTTCGGCGTAATACGCCAGCATGGCATCCGGCTTGATGTCCTCGGGATAGAAGCCGCTCTTCCATTCCTTGTAGGAGTAGCCGCTAGCACCTGCGAAGATCTTTGAGGCTGTCATAATATGTACGGCCTTGTTTTTACTCGGTTCTGCTCAACTTCTTAGAATACGGCATGACGAAAAGCAAGCTCAGCGAATACTCCGCCAAGCGGAGCTTCAAGACAACGCCCGAACCTGCCCCAGCGCTGGCCGAGGGGCGTGGCGGGCCGCTGCTGTTCGTTGTCCAGCAGCATTCGGCCCGCCGGCTGCACTACGACTTCCGGCTCGAATGCGACGGCGTGCTCAAATCCTGGGCGGTTCCCAAGGGGCCGTCGCTCGATCCCGGCGAAAAGCGCCTCGCCGTGCACGTGGAGGATCATCCCTACGACTACGGCTCGTTCGAGGGCGTGATCCCGCCCGGACAATACGGCGCAGGCGAAGTGATCGTCTGGGATTGCGGCGTCTACTCTCCCGACGAAGGCGGCCAGACCTGGTTTCACGATCGCAAGCAGGCTGAGCGGCAGGTCCGGGCAGGGGTGGAGCAAGGCAAGCTCAGCATCCAGCTGCGCGGCGAGAAGCTCAAAGGCTCCTTCGCGCTGGTGCGCACCAAGGACAAAAAGACCTGGCTCCTGATCAAGCACAAGGACCGGTTCACCTCCCAGGACGATGTCACGCAGAAGAACCGCTCGGTACTCTCCGGCGTCGCGGTAGAAGATCTCAAGGTCGTTCCCGCGCATCGGATCCCCGCCGCGCTGCTCGTCCCGGCCGGCGAGGCCGAGGCGATGCCGGAAAAGCTCGCGCCGATGCTCGCGGAAGTCGCCGACGCGCCCTTCAACAAGGCTGACTGGATGTGGGAGCCCAAGCTCGACGGCTATCGGGTGCTCGCCTTTATCGACGAGCATGGCGTGAAGCTGCGTTCGCGGCGCGGGCTCGATTTGTCCGGCAGCTTTCCGGCCCTCGCCGCGGAGTTCGGCAAACAGGCCGTAAGGGGCATGATCCTGGATGGCGAGATCGTGGCGTTCGATGCGAGCGGCAGGCCCTCGTTTAACGCGCTGCAGAACCGCGTGCAGTTGAAGACTGAACGGGAGATTGCAACGGCGGACCGGAACGTGCCCGCGGTGTTCTACTGTTTCGACCTGCTGTATTTCGCAGGCATTGACCTGCGCAAGGCGCCGTACCGGGACCGGCGTCGCTATATCGCGCAATGCCTGCTGTCAACGCCCCTTGTACAGCTCGTGCACGCATCGGAAGACGGGATTGCAATGCACAAGGCGGCGCTCGCCAGCGGCTTCGAGGGCGTGATCGGCAAGCGCAAGGACAGCCGCTACGAGGCCGGCCGGCGATCGGCGTCGTGGCTGAAGATCAAGCCCACACGCAGCGCCGATTTCGTCGTCGGCGGCTACACGAAAGGCAAAGGCTCGCGTGAGCCGCTCGGCGCCCTCCTGCTCGGCTACTGGACCAAAGCCAAGCTGCACTACGCCTCGCATGTCGGGTCCGGTTTTGACGACAAGACGCTCGCGCAGGTCAAGGCGCGGCTGGATGGCCTGCAACGGAAGACCTGCCCCTTCGCCAAAAAGCCGGAGCTGAATGGTCCGGCAATCTGGGTCGAGCCCCTGGCCGTCGCCGAAGTGAGCTTTCAGAGCTGGACCGAGGACGGCTCGCTGCGCGCACCGGTATTCCTGCGGTTGCGCGATGACGTCGATGCGAAATCGGTGCGGCGCGCCAAGCCCGCCCGAGCGTTGGCGGGTCCGCGTGCCGACTCCCGCGCCGGCGGCGAGGTCGAGGAGATCCTGGCACAACTCGAAAACAGGAAAACCGCCTTCCCGCTCGCGGTGGGCCCGCACCGGATCCACCTCACGCACCTCGATCGTGTCTACTGGCCCGCCGATCCGGCGCTGCAGCAGCCGGCGCTGACCAAGCGCGACCTGCTGCGCTACTTCGCGCAGGTATCGCCCTACATCCTGCCGCATCTCGCCGATCGGCCGCTCACCATGATCCGCATGCCGGATGGCATCAAGAAGCAGCGTTTCTTTCAGAAGCACTGGGAGCAGGAGCGGCCGGAGTTCGTCGAGATCATTACCGTGTTTTCGGGCCATAAGGATGAAAGCCACGAATACCTGCTGTGCAGCAACCTGCCGACGCTGCTGTGGCTCGCACAGTCCGGAACGCTTGAATTCCATGTCTGGCATTCGCGCGCGAAGCCCGGACCCGACGCGGCATCAAAAAGCACCGACTACGCCTCCTCGCTCGAGGCGCTGGAGGCCTCGGTGCTCAACTATCCGGACTACGTGGTGTTCGACATCGATCCCTACATCTATTCCGGCAAGGAAGCGAAGGGCGCGGAACCCGAACTGAACACGGTCGCTTTCGAGAAGGGCAAAGAGGTGGCGTTCCGGCTGCGCGAACTCCTGCAGACCATGTCGCTCGAGCCCATCGTCAAGACCTCGGGAAAGACCGGCCTCCACGTGTTCGTGCCGATCCGGCGAACGCTCGATTTCAACGCCGCGCGCCATGTGTCGGAGCTGGTCGGCCGCCACCTGATGCACCTGCACCCCAAGGACATCACCCTGGAGTGGAGCGTGCTCAGGCGGACGGGAAAGATATTTATGGACTACAATATGAACGTTCGCGGCAAGACCCTGAACGTCGCCTACTCGCCCAGAGGCGAGCCTGGGGCGCCGGTGTCGATGCCGCTGAGCTGGGAGG
Above is a genomic segment from Pseudomonadota bacterium containing:
- the ligD gene encoding DNA ligase D; amino-acid sequence: MTKSKLSEYSAKRSFKTTPEPAPALAEGRGGPLLFVVQQHSARRLHYDFRLECDGVLKSWAVPKGPSLDPGEKRLAVHVEDHPYDYGSFEGVIPPGQYGAGEVIVWDCGVYSPDEGGQTWFHDRKQAERQVRAGVEQGKLSIQLRGEKLKGSFALVRTKDKKTWLLIKHKDRFTSQDDVTQKNRSVLSGVAVEDLKVVPAHRIPAALLVPAGEAEAMPEKLAPMLAEVADAPFNKADWMWEPKLDGYRVLAFIDEHGVKLRSRRGLDLSGSFPALAAEFGKQAVRGMILDGEIVAFDASGRPSFNALQNRVQLKTEREIATADRNVPAVFYCFDLLYFAGIDLRKAPYRDRRRYIAQCLLSTPLVQLVHASEDGIAMHKAALASGFEGVIGKRKDSRYEAGRRSASWLKIKPTRSADFVVGGYTKGKGSREPLGALLLGYWTKAKLHYASHVGSGFDDKTLAQVKARLDGLQRKTCPFAKKPELNGPAIWVEPLAVAEVSFQSWTEDGSLRAPVFLRLRDDVDAKSVRRAKPARALAGPRADSRAGGEVEEILAQLENRKTAFPLAVGPHRIHLTHLDRVYWPADPALQQPALTKRDLLRYFAQVSPYILPHLADRPLTMIRMPDGIKKQRFFQKHWEQERPEFVEIITVFSGHKDESHEYLLCSNLPTLLWLAQSGTLEFHVWHSRAKPGPDAASKSTDYASSLEALEASVLNYPDYVVFDIDPYIYSGKEAKGAEPELNTVAFEKGKEVAFRLRELLQTMSLEPIVKTSGKTGLHVFVPIRRTLDFNAARHVSELVGRHLMHLHPKDITLEWSVLRRTGKIFMDYNMNVRGKTLNVAYSPRGEPGAPVSMPLSWEELAGAHPLDFRITSAAQRLMETGDRWRDALARKQSLERALKRAKA